Within Candidatus Cloacimonadota bacterium, the genomic segment TTCTACTATCATAGAAACAGCTCCAATTGGAAAGAGCGATCAACCCGATTTCCTTAATTGCATTGTGCAATGTGATACAGACATGAATCCTGAAGAACTCATGAATACGCTGCTCAGTATCGAGCAAAAATTAGGAAGAGTTCGACGAGAAAAATGGGGACCGAGAACTATTGATCTTGATATACTTTTTTTTGATAAAAAAGTCATAGATACACATGAACTGAGAATTCCGCATCCCGAATTCATGAATCGACAATTTTTGAAGCATCTTATGAACGAACTAAAACCTCAATTCATACATCCTGAATTAAAAAAATCAATGAAAGAACTAAATGATAATGATAAAGAATAAGCACATCGCAGTCGAGGGAGTTATCGGTGTGGGGAAGACGACATTGGCAAAAATACTCGCAGAGGAACTGCAGGCACAGCTCATTCTCGAAGTAGTCGAGGAAAATCCATTTCTTGCTGAATTCTACGACGATATCGAAGGCAAGGCATTTCAGACACAGATGTTCTTCCTCCTGAGCAGGTATCGTCAAATGAAAAAGTACTTCCAGATCGATGCTTTCCAGACGAATATCGTGAGTGATTATATGTTCACGAAGGATAGTATTTTTGCTGATCTTACACTGGGTGACGCAGAACTCGCGATGTATAAAGCACTCTTTACCATACTCAATGATAAACTGGTCCAACCCGATCTGATAATCTATCTTTATGCTGACCTCGATCGAATAATAGATCGTATTCATTACCGAAATCGTTCATTCGAGCATAACATCCAGCCGGACTATCTTGCCAATCTCTCAATAGCGTATGAGAAGTATGTTTCCACCCATAAAGGATGCCCGATCCTCAAGGTTGATACCAATAATATCAATTTCTTGAAGTCCCCTAAACAATTTGACAATTTACTAGGTGACATAAAAAAACTGCTCCAAGATTGAGCAATATGAAAAAAGAAACATCGATAATCATTTTAGCAGCAGGCAAGGGTGTTCGCATGAAATCCGACCTGCCAAAAGTTGCACATCTTCTTGCCGGAAAGCCGCTGGTTGAACGTGTTGTAACCACTGCAGAATATTTCAATCCCGAGAAACTCATTGTGGTTGTAGGATACAAAAAAGAAGTCGTACAGAAATGCCTGTCTGGTTTTGATAACCTCACCTTTGTGGAACAGAAACAACAGCTTGGAACAGGGCATGCAGTGTATGTAACAAGGGATTTCTTTAAGGATTTTGATGGAACAGTCATAATCATGCCCGGTGATGTTCCTTTGCTGACCAAAGAAACAATCGAAGATCTTATTAGAGTTCATATAGAGAAACGCGCGGTTGCTACCGTCCTCACCGTCGATCTTGAAGATCCGACAGGATATGGGCGTATTGTTCGCGATAAGAAGGGCTATGTAGAGAAGATCGTTGAGCATAAAGATGCTTCAGAGGAAATAAAAAGAATAAATGAAATCAATACAGGCATTTTCTGCTTTGATGCTCAGGAACTTTTTTCTGTCCTGCCCAAGATTGGACAGGTTAATTCCCAGAACGAGATGTATCTTACCGATGCGCTTGAATTATTTAAGGAGGATGGAAAACAGATCGCAGCTGTGAAAGTTCACGATCCCATCGAAGTGGCTGGTATAAACTCAAAAGAACAGTTGCAGGAACTTGAAAAAGAGTATATTGCACGAACATAAATATATGGAAAAACTCTATTCTCCCTGGCGTCTTGATTATATCCTCGGCGAAAAAGAGGGTGGCTGTATCTTCTGTGATAAACCTCAAGCTGATGATGACAAAGGACATCTTATTCTCAAGCGAGGTAAACTTACATACATCATCATGAATTTGTATCCGTACAACAATGGACACCTTATGATCGTTCCATTCAGACATGTTGACCGATTGCAGGAGCTGACCGATAAAGAGCTGTGTGAACTCGGTACAATGACCAGACTTTGTGAACGAGTCCTCACCGAAGTATATCATCCTGATGGACTGAATATTGGCATGAACCTTGGAGAAGCTGCAGGGGCAGGCGTTGCCGATCATCTTCATATTCATGTGGTACCACGATGGATAGGAGATACGAACTTTGTCTCGACACTTGGTAATACGCGGGTTATTCCCGAAAACATGGAAGAAGCGTATAAAAAATTGAAAAAAGTTTTTGATACATATGAGTCTTAAACTCTCGAAATTCCTAAAAATCTTCTTGGCTTTTTTTTTATTCTAAATATACTATATCTATGCCTGACGATACTTTTAAGGACTCTACCGGATGAAGCAAAACAGGATACCGAACCAATTCCACATAATGAAATCACCTTGCAAGTACTCAATGGATGCGGGAAGAAGGGATTGGCTCGAGTTGTCAGGAATGTTCTTATCGAAAAGGGATTTGATGTCCTGTCTTTTGACAATGCAGAGAAATTTCTTTATGAAAAAACAGTGATCGTCATCAGGCATATGAATTACGAGAAATTCGATATTTTATATAAAGAGGTGCCTGTTAAAAAGATATATAGGCAAATAAATGAGCTCTCTATCTATGATTTTACCGTAATCATAGGAAAGGATTATAAAAAAATTTTTGGATTATAATTGTATATGAAAGATACGACAACACAAGAAAAACTCGACTTCATCACCCAGCTTGCGCGGGATAAAAAAGCTGAAAATATCGTCATCTTGGACGTTGAAGGGACGTCCGACCTGACAGATCGGCTCATTATTTGCAGCGGTGAGGGAGATATTCATACGCGTACAATAGGGAAGTATGTGATTGAAGAAGCTAAAAAGAACAATATTCTCATTCATCATAAAGAAGGGTTGGAAAACGGTATGTGGATCCTGATCGATTTTGGGGTCATAGTTATGCATATTTTTGATAAGGAAACCAGGGATTACTATAAACTTGAAGATCTCTGGGAAGAACTGGTTCGTAAAAGAAAAAATATTCAGGAATCATAAGTGAGGCGACCTTGATAGATATAATCAAAGAAAAAATATGGGATGCGCTGAAAGAACTGAAACTGCAGGCTCCTCCTAAATCCAAAATAAATGTTGAATACCCCAAGCATAAAAATCACGGTGATTATGCAACCAATGTTGCGCTGAGTCTTGCAAAGAAAATCGGACAACCTCCAATGTCCATTGCAAAAAAGCTTGCGAGTCAGCTGAGTATCGATCCTATGTTTTCTGAAGTAACAGCTGCGAAACCGGGCTTTATAAATTTCCACGTTGCCAATAAGATTATTTTTTCAACACTTCAGGATATCAATAAACTCGGATTGAAATTCGGAACAAATCACGAACGTGGTGCTGGGAAAAGAGTTCTTATCGAATTTGTTAGTGCAAATCCAACAGGACCGCTCAATGTTGTTAATGCCCGAGCTGCAGCTTTTGGAGATTCCCTTGCGAATATTCTCTTTTCTCAGGGTTATAATGTTGAGAGAGAATACTATATCAACGACGCCGGACATCAGATCGAGTTACTTGTTGAGTCGATCGAGAATGAGATGAACCGCCTTGAGGAAATACAGGTCGAAGAAATGGAAGAGGGATATAAAGGGGAATATATTACCGATATAGCTACTCAAATACTGGAAACTGAGGGAGTCGCGCTTCATCAACTTTCTAAAAAAGATAAAGGTGAAAGAATCCGTGATATTGCTCTCGATATTCTCATCAATGACCAGAAAGATACCCTCGCACTTTTTAAGGTGAACTTCGATAACTGGATCTCGGAGAATGAATTGCGGCAAAAGGGAAGTGTCGAGGATGTGCTTGCGTATCTGTCCGAGACTGAAAAGATATATGATAAGGATGGGGCAGTATGGCTTTGCAGTAGTGAGTTTGGTGACTCAAAAGACCGCGTCATCATGCGTTCAGACGGCACAGTGACCTATCTAGTTCCTGATCTGGCCTATCATATTACGAAGTATAAAAGAGGCTTTGACCGCATCATAGATATACTAGGTCCCGACCATCATGGGCATATTCCAAAACTGAAAGCAGGTATTGCGATCCTTGGATATAAACCTTCGCTTATGCAATTCATCCTGTTGCAGCATGTAAATATTCTCATCGATGAGGAGAGAGTTAAGATGTCCAAACGAGAAGGGAAACTCATAACATTACGGCAGCTTATCGAAGAGGTCGGTTCGGATGCAGCGCGTTTCTTCTTTTTGATGAGAAAATCGAATACACCTCTTGATTTCGACATTGAACTCGCGAAAAAACGCACTGCTGAAAATCCGGTCTATTATGTACAGTATGCGCATGCACGTATTGCGAGTATTGAGAAGAATGCCCGAACAGAAAAGCTCAAAGTAACAGATTTCAAGCCGGAATACTTGCAACGCCTCAGCCACGAAGAGGAATTGGACATCATCCGCAATCTTATGAAATATCCCGAACTTATTGCACATATCAGTTCTAGCTATGACGTGAACCTTCTCACTTCATATTTGATAGATCTCGCAGGAGAATTTCATAGATATTACCAGAAATATAAAATTATTAATAACAGATACAAAGAGCTTTCTCTCGCACGCTTGTTCCTGTGTAAGGCAGTGCAGACTGTGATCAAAAACGGTCTCACTATGCTGGGTATTTCTGCACCAACAAAAATGTGATAACGATGATCGACTAAGAAATAAACTTTTATAGTTTGGAAGAAAGGAATGGGATGAAGAGAGTAGTATTAAAACAATTATACGACTTGTTGTATAAAGATGTAATCAAAAAAATTGACATTCCATTATGTAAATATATCAATCCAAAAAAATCTTGGGGGAGCAATGAAAATCAGTAGAATATTCGTTGCAGTATTTTGTGCAATACTCATTATTTTTCTATCTTTTTGTTCAAAAAAAGTACAGCAAGAAAAGGAATTACCTGCGCGAAGCGATGAACTTGTAAAACTGGAAAAATTTATGGATATCCCAATATATCCGAATAGTGTGCTTGCAGATATTACTACACCATTGCGTGATGACCAAATTCCCGGTGAACCAATGCAGGCACAGGTTATCCTTACTATTGATGAGTATGAGAAAGTGCCCCTTTTTTATGAAGAGAAACTCGGTAAAAAATTCACGGTCGAAGTGGAAAATGGAAAGAAGTATTATGAACTGCAATTTGAAAAAGGTGACTGGCTTTACATCATTTTTGTGGGACATGATACCTTTGAGAATAAGCCGGTGTTTTCAATTGATAGGTGGGAGAAGTAGAGAGAAAAGGATTTTTCGAGTTTTAAGTGAGTTGATTTAGTAAATATACCTAAATTCAGAATGTCCAATATCCAACACGGAATATCGAATATCCAACTATTTTTGTATTATCATTTTCTTAATTTCTTTATCAACTCCATTAACACTCATTTTATAGAAATAAATACCATTAGGTAGATTTTTTATTGAATAATTAACTGAATGATATCCTGGATCAAAACTACCTTGAATAACCATCTCAATTAATTGTCCTTTCAAATTGTAAATACTAATATCAACATCAGATTTTCTATTTAATCCAAAATATATTTCAGAATTAGTCTTTACTGGATTTGGATAATTCTGACCAAGGAATATTTCTTTTGGAATATCACTCCCATTTATGCTATATGGTACAACCATCAATGAACCATCTTCAGTGTTATCTAAATGATCAACTTCGTTCACATCGAACTGAGTAAAGTTAATATCGGTTGAATCATCTACTGCTCCAACTACCTCAAAATCAATGAAAGCAACAGTTCCACTTCCTGAATATGGATCACCTAAAGCATAAATCCATAATACTATTTCATTATCAACATTTGTATTTACTTGATATCCAAAGTTTTCATTTTCCAGTATGCCACCATTAAGTGTTGCACCGAGTGCATCAATCACTTGTTCATCGAAGGTTATCGTAATGTCCATTCCTTCAAGATTTTCTAAACCAAATACATCTAATGGTACTGTTACGGTATCAGTTGGTGCTCCTGTCACTTCGGGTAATGTAGCCCAAATATCTTTTGTTCCGGTTATTAATTTCTTTTTTGACGGTGCCCAATTTCCAGTAACATCTCCAAGCCGTACACCAACAAAGTCTTCATCAGTCATATTTGTGTTCAGAGGTGTATAATATTTAAATGTTTCATAATTTATTGGTGGCCAATACGAACTATCAACTGAATCAGCAGAAAAAACCCAATGAATATTATCATCATTTAATTCGTCTATAAGTCCTACACCATAACGTGCTACTCGTGAAGCATCCAATGGTGATACAGTTGCATTCAAGCTTACATCAGCCGCAATTATTTCATAATCCGTAAGACTG encodes:
- a CDS encoding deoxynucleoside kinase, producing MIMIKNKHIAVEGVIGVGKTTLAKILAEELQAQLILEVVEENPFLAEFYDDIEGKAFQTQMFFLLSRYRQMKKYFQIDAFQTNIVSDYMFTKDSIFADLTLGDAELAMYKALFTILNDKLVQPDLIIYLYADLDRIIDRIHYRNRSFEHNIQPDYLANLSIAYEKYVSTHKGCPILKVDTNNINFLKSPKQFDNLLGDIKKLLQD
- a CDS encoding arginine--tRNA ligase → MIDIIKEKIWDALKELKLQAPPKSKINVEYPKHKNHGDYATNVALSLAKKIGQPPMSIAKKLASQLSIDPMFSEVTAAKPGFINFHVANKIIFSTLQDINKLGLKFGTNHERGAGKRVLIEFVSANPTGPLNVVNARAAAFGDSLANILFSQGYNVEREYYINDAGHQIELLVESIENEMNRLEEIQVEEMEEGYKGEYITDIATQILETEGVALHQLSKKDKGERIRDIALDILINDQKDTLALFKVNFDNWISENELRQKGSVEDVLAYLSETEKIYDKDGAVWLCSSEFGDSKDRVIMRSDGTVTYLVPDLAYHITKYKRGFDRIIDILGPDHHGHIPKLKAGIAILGYKPSLMQFILLQHVNILIDEERVKMSKREGKLITLRQLIEEVGSDAARFFFLMRKSNTPLDFDIELAKKRTAENPVYYVQYAHARIASIEKNARTEKLKVTDFKPEYLQRLSHEEELDIIRNLMKYPELIAHISSSYDVNLLTSYLIDLAGEFHRYYQKYKIINNRYKELSLARLFLCKAVQTVIKNGLTMLGISAPTKM
- the rsfS gene encoding ribosome silencing factor yields the protein MKDTTTQEKLDFITQLARDKKAENIVILDVEGTSDLTDRLIICSGEGDIHTRTIGKYVIEEAKKNNILIHHKEGLENGMWILIDFGVIVMHIFDKETRDYYKLEDLWEELVRKRKNIQES
- a CDS encoding HIT domain-containing protein, coding for MEKLYSPWRLDYILGEKEGGCIFCDKPQADDDKGHLILKRGKLTYIIMNLYPYNNGHLMIVPFRHVDRLQELTDKELCELGTMTRLCERVLTEVYHPDGLNIGMNLGEAAGAGVADHLHIHVVPRWIGDTNFVSTLGNTRVIPENMEEAYKKLKKVFDTYES
- a CDS encoding LytR C-terminal domain-containing protein; translated protein: MQVLNGCGKKGLARVVRNVLIEKGFDVLSFDNAEKFLYEKTVIVIRHMNYEKFDILYKEVPVKKIYRQINELSIYDFTVIIGKDYKKIFGL
- the folK gene encoding 2-amino-4-hydroxy-6-hydroxymethyldihydropteridine diphosphokinase is translated as MGSNLGNRKQFIDSAISALRDEKRISVKHISTIIETAPIGKSDQPDFLNCIVQCDTDMNPEELMNTLLSIEQKLGRVRREKWGPRTIDLDILFFDKKVIDTHELRIPHPEFMNRQFLKHLMNELKPQFIHPELKKSMKELNDNDKE
- a CDS encoding NTP transferase domain-containing protein; translated protein: MKKETSIIILAAGKGVRMKSDLPKVAHLLAGKPLVERVVTTAEYFNPEKLIVVVGYKKEVVQKCLSGFDNLTFVEQKQQLGTGHAVYVTRDFFKDFDGTVIIMPGDVPLLTKETIEDLIRVHIEKRAVATVLTVDLEDPTGYGRIVRDKKGYVEKIVEHKDASEEIKRINEINTGIFCFDAQELFSVLPKIGQVNSQNEMYLTDALELFKEDGKQIAAVKVHDPIEVAGINSKEQLQELEKEYIART